actaaagatcggggatttgtaaagacaaaaactgatacaaaaaaacatgtgtttatttaagggtaaaaacgacgtagctgctcaatgttctaggcgctggtgaagacctcaccattGATGGTTTTCATCTTGTAGGCGCCTGGGTGGAGTACTTCCACAACgacgtacggcccctcccagggcagggagagcttgtggcggtccttgttgctctgcacgaggcagaggacaaggtccccgacgttgaaggctcggtcccgcacccatcggctgtggtaccatcacaacgcctgctggtacttggccgaacggaggagggcgatgtcgcgggcttcgtctagctggtccatggcgtcttggtgggatgcctcggccccctgttcgtcgtatgctctgattcttggtgccccatagtcaaggtccattgggagaacggcctctgaaccatagaccatgaagaaaggtgtgtagccggtggcccagcggggagttgtccttaggctccagagcaccgccgggagctcagcgacccAGCGCGCGCTGAacttattcaaccggttgaagatcctgggtttgaggccctataggagcatgttgTTTGGgcactcgacctgcccattcgtctgGGGGTGCatgacggctgcccaatcgatccggatgtgttgttcatcgcagaatcgaatcaatttcctgccggtgaactgcatgctgttgtctgtgatgatggagtttggtactccaaagcgatggatgatgtcgaggaagaacagcacagcttgcttggatttgatcatggagatcggtcgagcttcgatccattttgtaaacttgtctatggtgacaagtaggtggcTGAAGCCCCCGAgagcctttttgagtggcccaaccaggtcgagcccccaaaccatgaagggccacatgatggggatcatatGGAGCGCCTAGGCCGTGAGGTgaatctgccgagcatagtactgacacccttcgcaggtgtgtACAATTTGCTCAACGtcggctactgtggtgggccagtagaagccctgtcgaaatgcatttccaaccaaggtccttggcgtggcatggtgaccgcagaccccaccgtggatgtcgctcagcagaagtcttccctgttcgctggggatgcagagctgtaggatcccggtgtggctccgtttgtagagttcgctttctacaagaacgaagtaacggagacggggatcccgatcttccgttaggtgatggtaactatcgttgtggcaagaatggcacaccgatccggcttcagatcgaaagatcaaaccctgcactcttagcaccacagctcctctggttatcaaccaaaacacggactaggttgaccttgccaagaaggctaatccttgcctgcgcaatgaagaacacaagcaagaacaagaaagaacacaaccaaattgcagatgaaagattatctcacgaagttggggtctcacaaaccgatgaacggcaaaactgttcttgacagaataatctaagcaaaacccaaaacctaatgatggcggcggcgtatgattataaaggtcttagggtcctcgcctaccctggatgcaccccctaatgggcccaaacacgatacacggtccaacggaccaaaagaaggtgtcgcagcgccctggcagattctggatactgacttgtttcaacgattcctgttgattccaaagaggttttgatgtgaaaccacttggattgacttccttatcaaattagctttccatccatatgtggaccatcgaaaacagagtccgaatgcgtcctgggtgactagtttaaggcagactggtcctggaggccgaggcagactcgaattcttgttggactgggcctccggcttgtgttggacgtctttgctggtcatcatcacctccaccacttcctctaagttcttcatgaccctctccaatgttcctaagcaagataacatcattaggtagtagtctattctcaaaagtatgaaaagtatcgcttaagaacgagctaacctctaaattgagttgtcgctttcgagcccgggtcattggaccttgcatgacggttggaggatcagcgggtacctctgaagaagtgatgtcctcatcatcctccccctcttgaattggagtcgtcctcgactcaagctcatcttcttctcccaaataaggtttcaaatctgcaatgttaaaggtgggactaaccccgaactcgggtggcaattcaagtttgtaggcattatcatttattttctcaatgatcttataaggaccagctgctcttggcattaatttagacttacgcagcttaggaaatctatcttttcttaaatgtaaccaaaccaaatcacccggttcaagtttaatctcttttctacctttactaccagcaattctatacttttcattcatgctttcaatatttgctttagttgtttcatgcaacttacgaataaaatcagcacgctctctagcatcactatgtattctctcagtggtaggtaaaggcaaaagatcaataggagcacgggggttaaaaccatacactacctgaaaaggacttaccttggtggtggaatgttccaccctattatatgcaaactccacatgcggcaaacactcttcccacatcttcaaattgtgcttcaaaattgctctcaacatggtggacaatgttcgattcacaacctcagtttgcccatcagtttggggatgacatgttgtagaaaacagctgcttggtccccaatttattccacaacgtgtgcCAAAAATGattcaagaattttgcatcgcgatctgaaacaatagtagaaggcataccatgcaagcgaacgatttcttgaaagaaaaggtcagcaatatgaatagcatcgtcgctcttatgacaaggaataaaatgtgccatcttagaaaaacgatcaaccaccacaaaaatactatccctccccctcttagtccttggcaaacccaacataaaatccatagatatatcagcccaaggagtagaaggaacatgaagaggcatatacaaaccatgtgggttcaaccgcgacttagctttttgacatgtggcacaccgagccatgtACCGCTCTACAtatcgcctcatccttggccaaaagaagtgtgtggacaacacctcctctgtcttcttggcaccaaaatgtcccatcaatctgcctccatgtgcctcctgcaacaacaaaagatgaacagaaccaactggaatgcataggcggttagctctaaacaaaaacccatcattaatcataaacttattccatgcacgtccctctctacaattaagcaacacgtccttaaaatcaggatcaagcacatattgttcttttattgattgaagaccaaaaatccgacaatcaagttgggacagcaatatatatcttctagacaaagcatcagcaatcacattatccttccctttcttgtgtttgataatataaggaaaagattcaataaattcaacccatttagcatgcctacaattcagattattttgagagcaaagatacttaagcgattcatgatcagaatgaataacaaattctttaggccacaaataatgacgccacgtctctaaagaacgaacaagtgcatacaattccttatcatacgtggaataattaagaacagggccatgcaatttttcactaaagtaagcaatgggtttaccatcttgcatcaaaacacctccaatgccaactccactagcatcacattctagctcaaaagtcttaccaaagtttggaagttgcagcaatggtgcgtgtgtaagcttgtccttcaaagtgtcaaaggactccccatgtgcctttccccaatggaataccactcctttctttgtcaactcatgcaacggggcagcaatggtgctgaaatctttgacgaaacagcggtagaatcctgcaagaccaagaaaactcctcacctgtgacggtttggggaaccgaccagccctttatggcttcaatttccatctcgtccacctcaattccctatggagttacaacatagccaagaaaagaaactcgatccgtgcaaaagatgcacttctcaaggttaccaaataaacgtgcatcacgtaaagcattaaaaatagcatgtaagtgatccatatgttcatcaaaagacttgctgtaaatcaatatatcatcaaagtaaactaccacaaaatgaccaataaaaactcttaaaacctcattcattaagcgcatgaaagtgctaggtgcatttgtcaaaccaaaaggcataaccaaccactcatacaacccgaatttggttttaaacgcaattttccattcatctctaagtttcattctaatctggtggtagccacttcacaagtcaatcttagtgaaaattatagaaccacacaactcatcaagcatgtcgtctagcctaggaataggatgacgataccgaatagtaatattattgatggctctacaatcaacacacatacgccaagttccatctttcttaggaaccaaaagtacaggaacggcacaaggactaaggctttcacatacatacccacagtccaaaaggtcttggacttgccgctgaatttccttagtctcctcgggattggtttGATAGGCAGCACGGCTGGGCAAGGTTTCTTTCGGAATCAAATCAATTcgatgctctattcctctcataggtggcagccccgggggtatctcagctggaaaaatgtcctcatactcctacaaaaggttagtgacagcaggaggtaccgagctaacaatatcatcaagcgaaaacatagctcgtttgcataccaaagcatagcaaatatcatcatcagaaatttcagcaaagtcacattttgttgcaagcataacaccacccttcaatttaatcccctcaggcttagaaatagatgtagacttatcctttttaggtgggaaaatagaattagcaacttgctgattttagattgaacatcattcaaactagcagcgcgttctctgtcagcttgtacaatttgagcaggggtcaaaggtaccaaagtagttttctttcctttatgcacaaaagtgtatttattacttctaccatggtgtgtagcatcattatcatgttcccaaggatgacccaataagagtgaacaagcttgcataagtaccacatcacaatcaatagaatcagcataagaaccaatggaaaatgaaactctgcaagtttgtgttacctttggtttaccagaatcatttagccactggatatggtatggacgtgggtgtgggcgtgtggtcaagccaagcttcttgaccaaattagaactcaccaaattgttgcagctacctccatcaataatgacacgtgctcgatggtcgctgatgacgaagaaaatctggaacaagttatggcgttgtagcttctcaggttgctggacttgtgagctgagcacccgctgtacaatgatgctcctataggacgccgtggcctcatcaccaaggacttcgctgttgtcctcatctgcatcttggtcttcttcatcctcaatgtcagaggtgctgatgtaaccatcttttgtagcaatatatgcccgctgacttgggcagtccttctgcacatggccaatgccatggcagcggtggcactgaatacccaaagtgcgtcccgtcgatgcaacggatgaggaactctttgTAGGCACATGCAAataatttttacctgaatctaaaggtcgtgcgggaggtgccttaggtgtagcagaaactccagaggctgctggtcgcttgctcgctggtggaggcgcccgaaaagtggttggcttggtcagccccaaagatggtgccgagcgtggcgtgtatgtgctggtgctgaccttgctcttgccctactgttcacgcccctgcaattccttttctgcaagcatagcaaactgaaacaactagttgacagtgttaaattctttataatcaacaatgtcctgaatctcacgcctcaaacccgaataaaaacaacaaatggcatctttgtttccctccacaacactatagcgcatcaatcccttttggagctcaccatagtaatcctgtacagatttatctccttgttctaaacacatcaatttcttacgcaagtctctatgataagaaggaggaacaaaacgatcacgcatagctaccttaagttcttcccacatacCACGTAAAGCATtctatgcagctagcccattccaccaaataatagcaaaatccttaaactcactagtagcttgtctaactctatgctgctcatgtacaaggtgggcactaaacttttgttctaccatcatctcctaatcaagatatccctcagcatcataatgacctgaAAAAGATGgcattgtgaacttaattttagcataaggatcatcgggcacatggtgattattaccttgacggtggtggtggtggataccacccatacctgtcgtgttatGGCGAAGACATTGtcataatctctcttgtcggaaagctgctcgacctatgttcccgttggcatcatacaccgtgtcttgaccatcggtgttgctgccgaagacgtcgttgttgcccgccacaaaggtttccaactcagtaaccttgtcggttagcgtggaaattcgcttgtccaatctctccatgctattgccaatgttgagttcaatgagtgcgtcagtgacggccttcctgatggcctcattcatccttttttgggcatcctctacaacagcttgtagtgctcttggctgacacactcgctgaaacccttaggattgttatctccagtctgttcacctcctgccattgaaaacacaaaaacaggaacaaacaggtgaaagttatccctaccaaatgactatgtggttgcagtggtgtcacttttcacagcaaatggaagcgtcttaccaggctcttacaaagttcttaccaacacaagcagtgggcagtACAACTGgcggctggtttgtgatacctgtgaggcaatggtaccgagattgcaaggccctttgtctgtactgatctaaagagtttgtggagcttggaaggcacacaaagagtaatatgtatatctagcacacaagtcagtaacagaaagtaatgctgaattatagtccaaagtacttgttctcgttgctggtctaaaattttccaagtaccaggtgtgtgacaaaagtatggtggatagcaaggtgataggtgtatgaaaaacaagtatggtggatagaaatagcaacacaaacaaggaaccagacagcacatgcaaacacagctcactttggtcttctcaatgtactcctctagatattgttcatcttttgcccctctttttttctattttttgggctgtcgttgttttttgggaaattttgacatttttattttattttttgatatttttcctttacttaggagcacaaaaagaagtaaccacaaaaaatatgagcgtaaacaagtgaaagacgtggcctatggaaatttcagaaaacttgctcaaaatcgacacaaaccttgtgaccacgaaaataggatcttgtgaccactttttgaccaatttaaaaattTTGAACCCTGGCAATTCCGAgaatggacggatccaaaaaaattttctgatcgattttgatatacggaacgtcgaaatcggagttcgtatgcgaaaactagaccagttttaaaaattggctccgaattaaaggacaaaacgggaacattgtgcgcaaaactggtcacaatagcaaagatttgatggaaacgatgggggaaaacacacggactggactctaacatgacctaaccagcaacaagacctcgaccaggacacaaactcaacacgacggactctgaaactagaatatgcaaaggctatggcgcggaaggttctagaacaggaaaaacgagtatggcactggactatgggacggaTGCgtaacactcaaaactagggaataaaagtgaacctgatggtataccttagctctgattaccacttaatggagacggggatcccgatcttccatcaggtgatagTAACTATCGTTgtagcggagaatgacacaccgatccggcttcagatcgaaagatcgaaccctgcaatcttagcaccatagctcctctggttatcaaccaagtctcggatcaggttgacctcgccaagaaggctaatccttgcctgcacaacgaagaacacaagcaagaacaagaaagaacacaaccaaattgcagatgaaagattatctcacgaagttggggtctcacaaaccgatgaacggcgaaactgttcttgacagaataatctaagcaaaacccaaaacctaatgacggtggtggcgtatgattataaaggtcttggggtcgtcgcctaccctggacgcaccccctaatgggcccaaacacgacacacggtccaatggaccaaaagaaggtgtcgcagcaccctgacagattctggatgctgacttgtttcgatgattcccgttgatttcgaagaggttttgacgtgaaaccacttggattggcttccttatcaaattatctttccatccatatgtggatcattgaaaacggagtccggatgcgtcctgggtgaccagtttaaggcagactggtcctggaggccgaggctgactcgaattcttgttggactaggcctccggcttgtgttggacgtccttgctagtcatcatcacctccaccacttcctctaagtacttcatgaccctctccagtgttcctaagcaagataacatcattaggtagtagtctattctcaaaagtaagaaaagtatcgcttaagaacgagctaacctctaaattgagttgtcgctttcgagctcgggtcattggaccttgcatgacggttggaggatcagcgggtacctctgaagaagtgatgtcctcatcatgaaggacttggcatgacgtgcgagccgtcgagcttccgtcttgtccgCTGGTAGCGtgtcgcggaggaggtagtcgaggtaaagtgttctccagtggttcagagggtcgggctctgctgctggatcctcttcaagctccatgacctcggggtcggacgGAGCAGTCGGTGGGTCAGCCCCCTGGGCTAgattagatgggccatcgtcggcccaTTCCAACCCCTCGTTGcacaccgagggcttgtgttgatcactggcgaagacacccgTTGGCACTGGCTCTCGGTAGGACGCTGCTTTCGCGAGTGCGTCGGCCGCTTCGTtaaggcaccttgggatgtgattgagttcgaggctgtCAAATCTATCCTCCAGCCgtcagacttcttggcagtacaccgccatcttggtgtcgtggcagcttgactccttcatgacctggtcgacgaccagctaggagtcgcccctgatgtcgaggcgtcggatgcccagctcgatggcgattcgtaggccgttgatgagcgcttcgtattcggcgatgttgtttgatgaggggaaatggagctgaaccatgtacctcatgtggaccccgaggggtgatacgaagactagtctcGTGCCGGCGCCCTTTTTCATCaacgatccgtcaaagtacattgtccagtactcttgatcgacgactgctggtggtaTCTGGACCTCgatccactccgcgatgaagtcagccagcacctgggattTGATTGCCGTTCAGGGGGTATaagtaatgccttgatccatcagctcgagtgcccactttgcggttcttcttgTGGCATCCTAGCTatagacgacctcatcgagggggaacgacgtcacgattgtcacagggtgtgactcgaagtagtggcgtagcttccttatggtgatgaggacggtgtagaggagtttctggatttgggaggagcaggttttggagtcggatagtacctcgctgatgaaatatacagggcactgcaccttgaaggcgtgcccctcttcttcccgctctactactaaggcggcgctgaccacttgcgtggtggctgctATGTACAACAGGAGAGATTCTCCGTTGCTTGGGGGAACCAGGACcgggggttttgttagaagtagcttgaccatgtcaagcgcctcctgggcctcggctgtccactcgaagcggtcggctttcttcagaagtcgataaaggggagtcctcattcgccgaggcatgaaatgaatcagctgagggcggcaaggcaccctgcgatccgctgaaccccctttatgttctggatcgggcccatccttgtgatggctgagattttcttcaggttggcttcgatgccatgctcggagataatgaagccgagcagcatggccctcgggacctcgaaaacacatttttcgggattgagtttgatgccatttgcccggagtttcacaaaggtttgttcaaggtcggcgataaggtgttcagcccgtttggacttaactacgatatcgtcgacgtaggcctcaacagtctgcctgatgaggtccccgaagcaattgagcatacagcgctagtAAGTTGCCCCAGTGTTCTTCAGACTGAACGACATTGAAATGTAGTAGAACGATctaaagggggtgataaaagacgttgcgagctggttggactctttcatcgtgatctggtggtagccggagtatgcgtcaaggaagcagagggtttcgcaccctgaggtagaatagactatttggtctatgcgtggcaaaggaaacaggtcCTTCGGGCACGCCTTTGTTGAGGCatgtataatcgacacacatcctcatttcctgctcttctttcgcacaagaacgggatttgctaactactctgggtggtgtacttccttgatgaacccagcggccaacaattttgctatctcttcatcgatggccctgcgcttttcctcgtcgaagcgacgtaggcattgcttcaccggcttggaacCTGGGTcaattttcaaggtatgctcggcgacctccctcgggatgcctggcatatccgagggtttccacgcaaagatgtctttgttatcatggaggaagtcgacaagcgcgctttcctatttggatgaGAGtgcggtaccaatgcgtacctttTTAGCCTCGGAGCTATtggggtccacgaggacctccttggagccctctgtcGATTCGAACGACCTGATCAATTTCTTTGCGTCGggcgcttctttggtgacctccccctgagggtggcgagctctttggaggcgatgacTGCTGTGGCGTGGCCGTAGCATTTGACTTCACACTCGTAAGCGCggtagaaggaggtgccgacagtgatgaccccgcggggacctggcatctttagcttgaggtatgtatagttggggacagccatgaacttcacataacatggacgtcctaggatggc
This sequence is a window from Miscanthus floridulus cultivar M001 chromosome 10, ASM1932011v1, whole genome shotgun sequence. Protein-coding genes within it:
- the LOC136488428 gene encoding uncharacterized protein, which codes for MDGGSGLNIMYIKTLDEMGIDRTNLRPIRAPFHGVMPVKQAIPLGQIDMPVTFGDQSNYRTETLTFDVVGIHRTFHAILGRPCYVKFMAVPNYTYLKLKMPGPRGVITVGTSFYRAYECEVKCYGHATAVIASKELATLRGRSPKKRPTQRN